In Puntigrus tetrazona isolate hp1 chromosome 7, ASM1883169v1, whole genome shotgun sequence, the following are encoded in one genomic region:
- the LOC122349026 gene encoding heterogeneous nuclear ribonucleoproteins C1/C2 isoform X1, translated as MDHSPTTSSLMASNVTNKTDPRSLNSRVFIGNLNTMLVTKADVEAIFSKYGKIVGCSVHKGFAFVQYANERNARSAVAGEDGRMIVGQVLDINLAGEPKPHRSKTIKRSAGDMYSSSFDLDYDFQRDYYDRMYSYPSRVPPPPPPLSRAVIPSKRARVSVSGGGSRRTKSSFSSKSSQRTSRTMRADDLQTIKKELTQIKHKVDYLLESLERMERDHSKKSEVKSAKPDEVSPQHSSGKKERESTEMNDYEDEGDLLEEEEIKSRGREDDEEEEEGEQEEGEDDGDSANGDHS; from the exons ATGGA TCATTCCCCCACAACCAGCAGCCTGATGGCCAGCAACGTCACCAACAAGACGGATCCACGTTCGCTGAACTCCCGGGTCTTCATCGGGAACCTCAACACCATGCTGGTGACCAAGGCTGACGTGGAGGCCATCTTCAGTAAGTACGGGAAGATTGTGGGCTGCTCCGTGCACAAAGGCTTTGCTTTCGTCCAATATGCCAACGAGAGGAACGCCAGATCTGCTGTCGCTGGCGAAGACGGGCGTATGATCGTCGGACAGGTGCTCG ATATTAATCTGGCTGGTGAGCCAAAACCTCATCGGTCAAAGACTATTAAGCGCTCTGCAGGAGATATGTACAg TTCTTCATTTGATCTGGACTATGACTTTCAGAGAGATTATTATGACAG GATGTACTCGTACCCGTCGCGTgttccccctcctcctcctccgctctcACGGGCCGTGATTCCCTCTAAACGTGCGCGGGTGAGCGTGAGCGGCGGAGGCAGCCGCAGGACCAAGAGCAGCTTCTCCTCTAAGAGCAGCCAGCGCACGTCCCGCACCA TGAGAGCTGATGATCTACAGACCATTAAGAAGGAGCTGACTCAGATTAAACACAAAGTGGACTATCTGCTGGAGAGCTTAGAGCGCATGGAAAGAGACCACAGCAAGAAATCGG AGGTGAAGAGCGCCAAACCAGATGAAGTCTCACCACAGCACTCCAGCGGCAAGAAAGAGCGCGAGAGCACAGAAATGAACGACTACGAGGACGAGGGAGACCtgctggaggaagaggag ATCAAGAGTCGAGGAAGggaggatgatgaggaggaagaggaaggtgaGCAGGAGGAAGGGGAGGACGATGGAGACAGCGCCAACGGAGACCATTCTTAA
- the LOC122349026 gene encoding heterogeneous nuclear ribonucleoproteins C1/C2 isoform X3 has translation MDHSPTTSSLMASNVTNKTDPRSLNSRVFIGNLNTMLVTKADVEAIFNINLAGEPKPHRSKTIKRSAGDMYSSSFDLDYDFQRDYYDRMYSYPSRVPPPPPPLSRAVIPSKRARVSVSGGGSRRTKSSFSSKSSQRTSRTMRADDLQTIKKELTQIKHKVDYLLESLERMERDHSKKSEVKSAKPDEVSPQHSSGKKERESTEMNDYEDEGDLLEEEEIKSRGREDDEEEEEGEQEEGEDDGDSANGDHS, from the exons ATGGA TCATTCCCCCACAACCAGCAGCCTGATGGCCAGCAACGTCACCAACAAGACGGATCCACGTTCGCTGAACTCCCGGGTCTTCATCGGGAACCTCAACACCATGCTGGTGACCAAGGCTGACGTGGAGGCCATCTTCA ATATTAATCTGGCTGGTGAGCCAAAACCTCATCGGTCAAAGACTATTAAGCGCTCTGCAGGAGATATGTACAg TTCTTCATTTGATCTGGACTATGACTTTCAGAGAGATTATTATGACAG GATGTACTCGTACCCGTCGCGTgttccccctcctcctcctccgctctcACGGGCCGTGATTCCCTCTAAACGTGCGCGGGTGAGCGTGAGCGGCGGAGGCAGCCGCAGGACCAAGAGCAGCTTCTCCTCTAAGAGCAGCCAGCGCACGTCCCGCACCA TGAGAGCTGATGATCTACAGACCATTAAGAAGGAGCTGACTCAGATTAAACACAAAGTGGACTATCTGCTGGAGAGCTTAGAGCGCATGGAAAGAGACCACAGCAAGAAATCGG AGGTGAAGAGCGCCAAACCAGATGAAGTCTCACCACAGCACTCCAGCGGCAAGAAAGAGCGCGAGAGCACAGAAATGAACGACTACGAGGACGAGGGAGACCtgctggaggaagaggag ATCAAGAGTCGAGGAAGggaggatgatgaggaggaagaggaaggtgaGCAGGAGGAAGGGGAGGACGATGGAGACAGCGCCAACGGAGACCATTCTTAA
- the LOC122349026 gene encoding heterogeneous nuclear ribonucleoproteins C1/C2 isoform X2, with protein sequence MASNVTNKTDPRSLNSRVFIGNLNTMLVTKADVEAIFSKYGKIVGCSVHKGFAFVQYANERNARSAVAGEDGRMIVGQVLDINLAGEPKPHRSKTIKRSAGDMYSSSFDLDYDFQRDYYDRMYSYPSRVPPPPPPLSRAVIPSKRARVSVSGGGSRRTKSSFSSKSSQRTSRTMRADDLQTIKKELTQIKHKVDYLLESLERMERDHSKKSEVKSAKPDEVSPQHSSGKKERESTEMNDYEDEGDLLEEEEIKSRGREDDEEEEEGEQEEGEDDGDSANGDHS encoded by the exons ATGGCCAGCAACGTCACCAACAAGACGGATCCACGTTCGCTGAACTCCCGGGTCTTCATCGGGAACCTCAACACCATGCTGGTGACCAAGGCTGACGTGGAGGCCATCTTCAGTAAGTACGGGAAGATTGTGGGCTGCTCCGTGCACAAAGGCTTTGCTTTCGTCCAATATGCCAACGAGAGGAACGCCAGATCTGCTGTCGCTGGCGAAGACGGGCGTATGATCGTCGGACAGGTGCTCG ATATTAATCTGGCTGGTGAGCCAAAACCTCATCGGTCAAAGACTATTAAGCGCTCTGCAGGAGATATGTACAg TTCTTCATTTGATCTGGACTATGACTTTCAGAGAGATTATTATGACAG GATGTACTCGTACCCGTCGCGTgttccccctcctcctcctccgctctcACGGGCCGTGATTCCCTCTAAACGTGCGCGGGTGAGCGTGAGCGGCGGAGGCAGCCGCAGGACCAAGAGCAGCTTCTCCTCTAAGAGCAGCCAGCGCACGTCCCGCACCA TGAGAGCTGATGATCTACAGACCATTAAGAAGGAGCTGACTCAGATTAAACACAAAGTGGACTATCTGCTGGAGAGCTTAGAGCGCATGGAAAGAGACCACAGCAAGAAATCGG AGGTGAAGAGCGCCAAACCAGATGAAGTCTCACCACAGCACTCCAGCGGCAAGAAAGAGCGCGAGAGCACAGAAATGAACGACTACGAGGACGAGGGAGACCtgctggaggaagaggag ATCAAGAGTCGAGGAAGggaggatgatgaggaggaagaggaaggtgaGCAGGAGGAAGGGGAGGACGATGGAGACAGCGCCAACGGAGACCATTCTTAA
- the si:ch211-63p21.2 gene encoding FH1/FH2 domain-containing protein 1 isoform X2 codes for MKEAESSLLDTSWSSLVKHAPLLRLNTLDFSDLWDDEDLELDSTDEDSSQTTSNRIAATPVPPPPPPLATPLSVASESARPSGCRTLRLHWSALSSLQPLPRVGRFGLQSIWAGLEPVRLDTNRLEYLFESKSGKSSALCGLKGARQQKQPCVSVLGVKRSNIITIALSSLPPVHLLPPAIHSMDDTVLDREDLQRLQTLVPTEEELNLIKEARAQAPRSALGPAEQCLLTLGGVPHLSARLQLWAFTVDHDALEREIAEPLFHLKLAMEQLAANQTFRCILATVLAVGNFLNGCKAKGFELSYLGKLSQVRDTHGRRPLLHHVCVLLLQLYPQSSDLYSDITAVTKASKCDYTQVQLNLSQLESLCKACWDQLRLLEKDGKKKKSGGRKEEGGEEATLHQRLTQFLKDCEERLKVLRAVHRRVINRFHSFLLFLGYSRTMVRETSAEVFCKTVGDFALEYRAARNAILQQREREKDKQNTPKLKTRLRQNPSDEQVKLEEVLKTPESTPSSSSYFDFTLPRQRSKTSDKKGCHPRELKW; via the exons ATGAAAGAAGCAGAATCTTCTCTTCTCGACACCTCCTGGTCCTCCCTCGTGAAACACGCCCCTCTGCTCCGCCTCAACACCCTCGACTTCTCCGACCTATGGGATGATGAGGATCTCGAGCTGGACAGCACCGATGAAGACTCCTCCCAAACTACGTCCAATCGGATAGCAGCCACTCCCGTCCCcccgcctcctcctcctttaGCCACGCCCCTCTCTGTGGCGAGCGAATCAGCGCGGCCGTCGGGCTGTCGCACCCTGAGGCTCCACTGGAGTGCGCTGTCGAGTCTGCAGCCTTTGCCGAGAGTGGGCCGCTTCGGGCTTCAGTCGATCTGGGCCGGTCTGGAACCGGTTCGGCTGGACACCAATAGACTGGAATACCTGTTTGAGAGCAAGAGCGGCAAAAGCAGCGCCCTCTGCGGTCTGAAGGGGGCGCGACAG CAGAAGCAgccgtgtgtgtctgtgttggGTGTAAAGCGCAGTAACATCATCACTATAGCTCTGAGCAGCCTGCCGCCGGTTCACCTGCTTCCTCCCGCCATTCACAGCATGGACGACACCGTACTAGACAGAGAGGACCTCCAG AGGTTGCAGACGCTGGTTCCCACCGAAGAGGAGCTGAATCTGATAAAGGAGGCGAGAGCGCAGGCCCCTCGTTCAGCTCTGGGCCCCGCAGAGCAGTGTCTCCTGACCCTGGGCGGCGTTCCTCATCTGAGCGCCAGACTGCAGCTCTGGGCCTTCACTGTGGACCACGACGCGCTGGAGAGG GAAATTGCAGAGCCGCTCTTCCACCTGAAGCTTGCCATGGAGCAGCTGGCGGCCAATCAGACGTTCCGCTGCATCCTAGCGACCGTGCTGGCCGTCGGTAACTTCCTGAACGGCTGTAAG gcGAAGGGGTTTGAGTTGAGTTACCTGGGCAAACTCTCTCAGGTGAGAGACACTCACGGCCGGCGGCCTCTGCTTCATCATGTTTGTGTGCTACTGCTCCAGCTTTACCCACAATCCTCGGATCTGTACTCTGACATCACTGCCGTCACAAAAGCCAGCAAG TGTGACTACACACAAGTGCAGCTGAATCTCTCGCAGCTTGAGTCGCTttgcaaagcatgctgggatcAACTCCGACTACTTGAGAAGGatgggaagaagaagaaaagtgGAGGAAGAAAAGAGGAAGGTGGAGAAGAAGCGACGCTCCATCAGAGGCTTACCCAGTTTCTGAAAGACTGCGAGGAGAGACTGAAGGTGCTTCGAGCCGTTCACCGAAGAGTCATCAACAG atTCCACTCGTTCCTGCTCTTCCTCGGTTACTCGCGCACCATGGTGAGAGAGACGAGTGCAGAGGTGTTTTGTAAGACCGTCGGTGACTTCGCTCTGGAGTACAGAGCCGCTCGCAACGCCATCCttcaacagagagagagagagaaggacaaGCAAAACACACCTAAACTCAAAACCAGACTCCGGCAAAACCCATCTGAT GAGCAGGTGAAACTTGAAGAGGTTTTAAAGACTCCTGAATCAACGCCTTCATCGTCTTCCTACTTTGACTTCACTCTTCCACGACAACGCAGCAAGACGAGTGACAAGAAGG GTTGTCACCCCCGAGAGCTGAAGTGGTGA
- the si:ch211-63p21.2 gene encoding FH1/FH2 domain-containing protein 1 isoform X1 gives MKEAESSLLDTSWSSLVKHAPLLRLNTLDFSDLWDDEDLELDSTDEDSSQTTSNRIAATPVPPPPPPLATPLSVASESARPSGCRTLRLHWSALSSLQPLPRVGRFGLQSIWAGLEPVRLDTNRLEYLFESKSGKSSALCGLKGARQQKQPCVSVLGVKRSNIITIALSSLPPVHLLPPAIHSMDDTVLDREDLQRLQTLVPTEEELNLIKEARAQAPRSALGPAEQCLLTLGGVPHLSARLQLWAFTVDHDALEREIAEPLFHLKLAMEQLAANQTFRCILATVLAVGNFLNGCKAKGFELSYLGKLSQVRDTHGRRPLLHHVCVLLLQLYPQSSDLYSDITAVTKASKCDYTQVQLNLSQLESLCKACWDQLRLLEKDGKKKKSGGRKEEGGEEATLHQRLTQFLKDCEERLKVLRAVHRRVINRFHSFLLFLGYSRTMVRETSAEVFCKTVGDFALEYRAARNAILQQREREKDKQNTPKLKTRLRQNPSDENQEQVKLEEVLKTPESTPSSSSYFDFTLPRQRSKTSDKKGCHPRELKW, from the exons ATGAAAGAAGCAGAATCTTCTCTTCTCGACACCTCCTGGTCCTCCCTCGTGAAACACGCCCCTCTGCTCCGCCTCAACACCCTCGACTTCTCCGACCTATGGGATGATGAGGATCTCGAGCTGGACAGCACCGATGAAGACTCCTCCCAAACTACGTCCAATCGGATAGCAGCCACTCCCGTCCCcccgcctcctcctcctttaGCCACGCCCCTCTCTGTGGCGAGCGAATCAGCGCGGCCGTCGGGCTGTCGCACCCTGAGGCTCCACTGGAGTGCGCTGTCGAGTCTGCAGCCTTTGCCGAGAGTGGGCCGCTTCGGGCTTCAGTCGATCTGGGCCGGTCTGGAACCGGTTCGGCTGGACACCAATAGACTGGAATACCTGTTTGAGAGCAAGAGCGGCAAAAGCAGCGCCCTCTGCGGTCTGAAGGGGGCGCGACAG CAGAAGCAgccgtgtgtgtctgtgttggGTGTAAAGCGCAGTAACATCATCACTATAGCTCTGAGCAGCCTGCCGCCGGTTCACCTGCTTCCTCCCGCCATTCACAGCATGGACGACACCGTACTAGACAGAGAGGACCTCCAG AGGTTGCAGACGCTGGTTCCCACCGAAGAGGAGCTGAATCTGATAAAGGAGGCGAGAGCGCAGGCCCCTCGTTCAGCTCTGGGCCCCGCAGAGCAGTGTCTCCTGACCCTGGGCGGCGTTCCTCATCTGAGCGCCAGACTGCAGCTCTGGGCCTTCACTGTGGACCACGACGCGCTGGAGAGG GAAATTGCAGAGCCGCTCTTCCACCTGAAGCTTGCCATGGAGCAGCTGGCGGCCAATCAGACGTTCCGCTGCATCCTAGCGACCGTGCTGGCCGTCGGTAACTTCCTGAACGGCTGTAAG gcGAAGGGGTTTGAGTTGAGTTACCTGGGCAAACTCTCTCAGGTGAGAGACACTCACGGCCGGCGGCCTCTGCTTCATCATGTTTGTGTGCTACTGCTCCAGCTTTACCCACAATCCTCGGATCTGTACTCTGACATCACTGCCGTCACAAAAGCCAGCAAG TGTGACTACACACAAGTGCAGCTGAATCTCTCGCAGCTTGAGTCGCTttgcaaagcatgctgggatcAACTCCGACTACTTGAGAAGGatgggaagaagaagaaaagtgGAGGAAGAAAAGAGGAAGGTGGAGAAGAAGCGACGCTCCATCAGAGGCTTACCCAGTTTCTGAAAGACTGCGAGGAGAGACTGAAGGTGCTTCGAGCCGTTCACCGAAGAGTCATCAACAG atTCCACTCGTTCCTGCTCTTCCTCGGTTACTCGCGCACCATGGTGAGAGAGACGAGTGCAGAGGTGTTTTGTAAGACCGTCGGTGACTTCGCTCTGGAGTACAGAGCCGCTCGCAACGCCATCCttcaacagagagagagagagaaggacaaGCAAAACACACCTAAACTCAAAACCAGACTCCGGCAAAACCCATCTGAT GAGAATCAGGAGCAGGTGAAACTTGAAGAGGTTTTAAAGACTCCTGAATCAACGCCTTCATCGTCTTCCTACTTTGACTTCACTCTTCCACGACAACGCAGCAAGACGAGTGACAAGAAGG GTTGTCACCCCCGAGAGCTGAAGTGGTGA
- the si:ch211-63p21.2 gene encoding FH1/FH2 domain-containing protein 1 isoform X4, translating into MKEAESSLLDTSWSSLVKHAPLLRLNTLDFSDLWDDEDLELDSTDEDSSQTTSNRIAATPVPPPPPPLATPLSVASESARPSGCRTLRLHWSALSSLQPLPRVGRFGLQSIWAGLEPVRLDTNRLEYLFESKSGKSSALCGLKGARQQKQPCVSVLGVKRSNIITIALSSLPPVHLLPPAIHSMDDTVLDREDLQRLQTLVPTEEELNLIKEARAQAPRSALGPAEQCLLTLGGVPHLSARLQLWAFTVDHDALEREIAEPLFHLKLAMEQLAANQTFRCILATVLAVGNFLNGCKAKGFELSYLGKLSQVRDTHGRRPLLHHVCVLLLQLYPQSSDLYSDITAVTKASKCDYTQVQLNLSQLESLCKACWDQLRLLEKDGKKKKSGGRKEEGGEEATLHQRLTQFLKDCEERLKVLRAVHRRVINRFHSFLLFLGYSRTMVRETSAEVFCKTVGDFALEYRAARNAILQQREREKDKQNTPKLKTRLRQNPSDEQVKLEEVLKTPESTPSSSSYFDFTLPRQRSKTSDKKGSPF; encoded by the exons ATGAAAGAAGCAGAATCTTCTCTTCTCGACACCTCCTGGTCCTCCCTCGTGAAACACGCCCCTCTGCTCCGCCTCAACACCCTCGACTTCTCCGACCTATGGGATGATGAGGATCTCGAGCTGGACAGCACCGATGAAGACTCCTCCCAAACTACGTCCAATCGGATAGCAGCCACTCCCGTCCCcccgcctcctcctcctttaGCCACGCCCCTCTCTGTGGCGAGCGAATCAGCGCGGCCGTCGGGCTGTCGCACCCTGAGGCTCCACTGGAGTGCGCTGTCGAGTCTGCAGCCTTTGCCGAGAGTGGGCCGCTTCGGGCTTCAGTCGATCTGGGCCGGTCTGGAACCGGTTCGGCTGGACACCAATAGACTGGAATACCTGTTTGAGAGCAAGAGCGGCAAAAGCAGCGCCCTCTGCGGTCTGAAGGGGGCGCGACAG CAGAAGCAgccgtgtgtgtctgtgttggGTGTAAAGCGCAGTAACATCATCACTATAGCTCTGAGCAGCCTGCCGCCGGTTCACCTGCTTCCTCCCGCCATTCACAGCATGGACGACACCGTACTAGACAGAGAGGACCTCCAG AGGTTGCAGACGCTGGTTCCCACCGAAGAGGAGCTGAATCTGATAAAGGAGGCGAGAGCGCAGGCCCCTCGTTCAGCTCTGGGCCCCGCAGAGCAGTGTCTCCTGACCCTGGGCGGCGTTCCTCATCTGAGCGCCAGACTGCAGCTCTGGGCCTTCACTGTGGACCACGACGCGCTGGAGAGG GAAATTGCAGAGCCGCTCTTCCACCTGAAGCTTGCCATGGAGCAGCTGGCGGCCAATCAGACGTTCCGCTGCATCCTAGCGACCGTGCTGGCCGTCGGTAACTTCCTGAACGGCTGTAAG gcGAAGGGGTTTGAGTTGAGTTACCTGGGCAAACTCTCTCAGGTGAGAGACACTCACGGCCGGCGGCCTCTGCTTCATCATGTTTGTGTGCTACTGCTCCAGCTTTACCCACAATCCTCGGATCTGTACTCTGACATCACTGCCGTCACAAAAGCCAGCAAG TGTGACTACACACAAGTGCAGCTGAATCTCTCGCAGCTTGAGTCGCTttgcaaagcatgctgggatcAACTCCGACTACTTGAGAAGGatgggaagaagaagaaaagtgGAGGAAGAAAAGAGGAAGGTGGAGAAGAAGCGACGCTCCATCAGAGGCTTACCCAGTTTCTGAAAGACTGCGAGGAGAGACTGAAGGTGCTTCGAGCCGTTCACCGAAGAGTCATCAACAG atTCCACTCGTTCCTGCTCTTCCTCGGTTACTCGCGCACCATGGTGAGAGAGACGAGTGCAGAGGTGTTTTGTAAGACCGTCGGTGACTTCGCTCTGGAGTACAGAGCCGCTCGCAACGCCATCCttcaacagagagagagagagaaggacaaGCAAAACACACCTAAACTCAAAACCAGACTCCGGCAAAACCCATCTGAT GAGCAGGTGAAACTTGAAGAGGTTTTAAAGACTCCTGAATCAACGCCTTCATCGTCTTCCTACTTTGACTTCACTCTTCCACGACAACGCAGCAAGACGAGTGACAAGAAGGGTAGCCCGTTTTAA
- the si:ch211-63p21.2 gene encoding FH1/FH2 domain-containing protein 1 isoform X3, giving the protein MKEAESSLLDTSWSSLVKHAPLLRLNTLDFSDLWDDEDLELDSTDEDSSQTTSNRIAATPVPPPPPPLATPLSVASESARPSGCRTLRLHWSALSSLQPLPRVGRFGLQSIWAGLEPVRLDTNRLEYLFESKSGKSSALCGLKGARQQKQPCVSVLGVKRSNIITIALSSLPPVHLLPPAIHSMDDTVLDREDLQRLQTLVPTEEELNLIKEARAQAPRSALGPAEQCLLTLGGVPHLSARLQLWAFTVDHDALEREIAEPLFHLKLAMEQLAANQTFRCILATVLAVGNFLNGCKAKGFELSYLGKLSQVRDTHGRRPLLHHVCVLLLQLYPQSSDLYSDITAVTKASKCDYTQVQLNLSQLESLCKACWDQLRLLEKDGKKKKSGGRKEEGGEEATLHQRLTQFLKDCEERLKVLRAVHRRVINRFHSFLLFLGYSRTMVRETSAEVFCKTVGDFALEYRAARNAILQQREREKDKQNTPKLKTRLRQNPSDENQEQVKLEEVLKTPESTPSSSSYFDFTLPRQRSKTSDKKGSPF; this is encoded by the exons ATGAAAGAAGCAGAATCTTCTCTTCTCGACACCTCCTGGTCCTCCCTCGTGAAACACGCCCCTCTGCTCCGCCTCAACACCCTCGACTTCTCCGACCTATGGGATGATGAGGATCTCGAGCTGGACAGCACCGATGAAGACTCCTCCCAAACTACGTCCAATCGGATAGCAGCCACTCCCGTCCCcccgcctcctcctcctttaGCCACGCCCCTCTCTGTGGCGAGCGAATCAGCGCGGCCGTCGGGCTGTCGCACCCTGAGGCTCCACTGGAGTGCGCTGTCGAGTCTGCAGCCTTTGCCGAGAGTGGGCCGCTTCGGGCTTCAGTCGATCTGGGCCGGTCTGGAACCGGTTCGGCTGGACACCAATAGACTGGAATACCTGTTTGAGAGCAAGAGCGGCAAAAGCAGCGCCCTCTGCGGTCTGAAGGGGGCGCGACAG CAGAAGCAgccgtgtgtgtctgtgttggGTGTAAAGCGCAGTAACATCATCACTATAGCTCTGAGCAGCCTGCCGCCGGTTCACCTGCTTCCTCCCGCCATTCACAGCATGGACGACACCGTACTAGACAGAGAGGACCTCCAG AGGTTGCAGACGCTGGTTCCCACCGAAGAGGAGCTGAATCTGATAAAGGAGGCGAGAGCGCAGGCCCCTCGTTCAGCTCTGGGCCCCGCAGAGCAGTGTCTCCTGACCCTGGGCGGCGTTCCTCATCTGAGCGCCAGACTGCAGCTCTGGGCCTTCACTGTGGACCACGACGCGCTGGAGAGG GAAATTGCAGAGCCGCTCTTCCACCTGAAGCTTGCCATGGAGCAGCTGGCGGCCAATCAGACGTTCCGCTGCATCCTAGCGACCGTGCTGGCCGTCGGTAACTTCCTGAACGGCTGTAAG gcGAAGGGGTTTGAGTTGAGTTACCTGGGCAAACTCTCTCAGGTGAGAGACACTCACGGCCGGCGGCCTCTGCTTCATCATGTTTGTGTGCTACTGCTCCAGCTTTACCCACAATCCTCGGATCTGTACTCTGACATCACTGCCGTCACAAAAGCCAGCAAG TGTGACTACACACAAGTGCAGCTGAATCTCTCGCAGCTTGAGTCGCTttgcaaagcatgctgggatcAACTCCGACTACTTGAGAAGGatgggaagaagaagaaaagtgGAGGAAGAAAAGAGGAAGGTGGAGAAGAAGCGACGCTCCATCAGAGGCTTACCCAGTTTCTGAAAGACTGCGAGGAGAGACTGAAGGTGCTTCGAGCCGTTCACCGAAGAGTCATCAACAG atTCCACTCGTTCCTGCTCTTCCTCGGTTACTCGCGCACCATGGTGAGAGAGACGAGTGCAGAGGTGTTTTGTAAGACCGTCGGTGACTTCGCTCTGGAGTACAGAGCCGCTCGCAACGCCATCCttcaacagagagagagagagaaggacaaGCAAAACACACCTAAACTCAAAACCAGACTCCGGCAAAACCCATCTGAT GAGAATCAGGAGCAGGTGAAACTTGAAGAGGTTTTAAAGACTCCTGAATCAACGCCTTCATCGTCTTCCTACTTTGACTTCACTCTTCCACGACAACGCAGCAAGACGAGTGACAAGAAGGGTAGCCCGTTTTAA
- the si:ch211-63p21.1 gene encoding uncharacterized protein si:ch211-63p21.1, translating into MEVIRRKDSDSNGLFSDNSDNDCEDAGACGRTAGVCLCENTPFSTLCHQHPKEDSSVKCVQCGKNRPMITRYSEGYGTEEECVQPHLQGDSDADADIEDTDSRLQIVGSLQRISSRKRKRQRITRQDTTESEDDGGRSHRTHRWSLRLSPHRTHNRTILEESISQVRPLIICRCAARDAQTVTDVKPERRKWPLTLFPVPLSLLIVPLSISILIVLVSFLLPLTDT; encoded by the exons ATGGAGGTGATCAGAAGGAAGGACTCCGACTCCAACGGCCTCTTTTCAGACAACTCGGACAATGACTGCGAG GACGCGGGAGCTTGTGGACGGACCgctggagtgtgtttgtgtgagaataCCCCCTTTAGCACCCTCTGCCATCAGCACCCGAAGGAG GACTCCAGTGTGAAGTGTGTCCAGTGCGGTAAGAACAGACCCATGATCACCAGATACTCCGAGGGTTACGGCACAGAG GAGGAGTGTGTCCAGCCTCATCTTCAGGGCGACAGCGACGCGGACGCAGACATCGAGGACACGGACAGCAG GCTCCAGATCGTGGGTTCCCTCCAGCGAATCAGCTCccggaagaggaagcggcagcgAATCACGCGGCAGGACACGACGGAGAGCGAAGACGACGGTGGGCGGAGCCACAGGACGCACCGCTGGAGTCTACGACTCAGTCCTCACCGCACGCATAACAGGACCATACTGGAG GAGAGTATTTCTCAGGTGCGGCCGCTCATAATCTGCCGCTGTGCCGCTCGAGACGCTCAAACGGTCACCGACGTCAAACCTGAGCGCAGGAAGTGGCCCCTGACGCTGTTTCCCgtccctctttctctcctcatcGTCCCTCTCTCCATATCCATTCTCATCGTTCTCGTGTCGTTCCTCCTGCCGCTCACAGACACTTGA